In the Gossypium arboreum isolate Shixiya-1 chromosome 10, ASM2569848v2, whole genome shotgun sequence genome, one interval contains:
- the LOC108489135 gene encoding heat shock 70 kDa protein 16 isoform X1, which produces MSVVGLDIGNENCIIAVAKQRSIDVLLNEESKRETPAAVSFGEKQRFIGSAGAASATMNPRSTILQVKRLIGRKFNEPGLEKELKLFPFETFESPDGGILIRLQFMGEVHEFTPIQILGMLLSHLKQIAEKNLEMPVSECVIGIPSYFTDLQRRAYLDAAAIAGLKPLRLLHDCTATALGYGIYKTDISNSSPVYTVFVDIGHCDTQICIALFETGQMKIISHAFDCSLGGRDFDEVLFNHFASQFKERYNIDVFTNIKASVRLRASCEKLKKVLSANAEAPLNIECLMDEKDVRGLIKREEFEKLSSDLLERITVPCRKVLADSGLTLDKINSVELVGSGSRIPAITRILASIFNREPSRTINASECVARGCALQCAMLSPIFRVREYEVQDSLPLSIGFLSDKGPVCTLSNGVLFPKGHPFPSVKILTLHRTNMFNMEAFYVNSNELPSKLSPQINTFTIGPIQCHTNMAKVKVRVQLNLHGIVKLDSAVLIEDQLDNSVTTNDPHLTSEQAGVARRGKAVKRLEIPISESVCDGMKRDEIAKAEEKERWLMQQDLKMEQTKDKKNALESYVYEMRDKILNAYRSFANESDREEISRKLQQTEDWLYEDGMDETENVYVEKLEDLKKLVDPIENRYKDEEARVQAAKDLLKCIEDYWKAAASLSSIKKDAVTDECNKAERWLQEKSQQQDSLPKDVDPMIWSCEIKRKMEALEATCKYMIRSNASRDDMNVTDQGDKSDGMQ; this is translated from the exons ATGAGTGTGGTAGGATTAGATATCGGGAACGAGAACTGCATTATTGCAGTTGCTAAGCAACGTAGTATTGATGTGTTGTTGAATGAAGAATCGAAGCGTGAGACACCTGCTGCTGTTTCGTTTGGTGAGAAACAAAGGTTCATTGGCTCAGCTGGAGCTGCTTCTGCAACAATGAATCCTAGGTCCACTATTTTGCAGGTTAAGAGATTGATTGGTAGGAAGTTTAATGAACCTGGTTTGGAGAAAGAACTTAAGTTGTTCCCTTTTGAAACATTTGAAAGCCCTGATGGCGGAATTTTGATCCGGTTACAGTTTATGGGAGAGGTTCATGAATTTACACCTATACAGATTTTGGGGATGTTGCTTTCACATTTAAAGCAGATAGCTGAGAAGAATTTGGAAATGCCTGTTTCGGAATGTGTAATTGGAATTCCATCCTACTTCACTGATTTACAGAGGCGTGCTTATTTGGATGCAGCGGCGATTGCTGGGTTGAAACCGTTGAGATTGTTGCACGATTGTACTGCCACTGCCCTTGGATACGGAATTTACAAGACTGATATCTCTAACTCTAGTCCAGTTTATACTGTCTTTGTGGATATTGGTCACTGTGACACACAGATCTGTATTGCATTATTTGAGACTGGACAAATGAAAATCATTTCTCATGCTTTTGATTGTAGCTTGGGAGGAAGAGATTTTGATGAAGTTCTGTTCAATCACTTTGCATCCCAATTTAAGGAGCGGTATAACATTGATGTTTTTACAAATATAAAGGCATCTGTTAGGTTGAGGGCATCATGTGAGAAGCTGAAGAAGGTCTTGAGTGCTAATGCGGAAGCACCACTTAATATAGAGTGCTTGATGGATGAGAAAGATGTTAGGGGTTTAATCAAGAGGGAGGAGTTTGAGAAGTTGTCTTCTGATTTGTTGGAAAGGATTACTGTTCCTTGTCGCAAGGTTTTGGCTGATTCTGGTTTGACTCTGGATAAAATCAATTCAGTTGAGCTTGTTGGATCAGGGTCTCGAATTCCGGCTATTACACGGATTTTAGCTTCTATATTTAACCGGGAGCCCAGCCGGACAATAAATGCTAGTGAGTGTGTGGCTCGTGGTTGTGCTCTTCAGTGTGCAATGCTTAGTCCAATATTCCGTGTCAGAGAGTATGAG GTCCAAGATTCTCTTCCTTTATCTATTGGATTCTTATCTGACAAAGGTCCAGTTTGCACTCTTTCGAATGGTGTGCTTTTCCCAAAAGGGCACCCATTTCCAAGTGTTAAGATTCTTACTTTGCATAGAACTAATATGTTCAATATGGAAGCattctatgtcaattcaaatgagTTACCTTCCAAATTATCTCCTCAAATTAATACTTTCACG ATTGGGCCTATCCAATGCCACACAAATATGGCTAAAGTGAAGGTCAGAGTTCAGCTAAATCTTCATGGAATTGTGAAATTGGATTCAGCTGTg CTAATAGAGGATCAACTGGATAACTCTGTGACAACCAATGATCCTCATTTGACTTCAGAACAG GCTGGTGTAGCAAGAAGAGGAAAAGCTGTAAAAAGGTTGGAAATCCCTATTAGTGAGAGTGTCTGTGATGGAATGAAAAGGGACGAGATTGCTAAAGCTGAAGAGAAAGAACGTTGGTTGATGCAACAGGACTTGAAGATGGAGCAAACCAAAGATAAGAAAAATGCCCTTGAGTCTTACGTTTATGAGATGCGTGATAAG ATTTTAAATGCATATCGAAGCTTTGCAAATGAGTCAGATAGGGAAGAGATATCTAGAAAACTTCAGCAGACAGAAGATTGGCTTTATGAGGACGGGATGGATGAAACTGAAAATGTTTATGTAGAGAAGCTTGAGGATTTAAAAAAG CTTGTTGACCCTATCGAAAATCGTTATAAAGATGAAGAAGCTCGGGTACAAGCAGCAAAGGATCTGCTAAAGTGTATTGAAGATTATTGGAAGGCTGCAGCATCACTTTCATCCATTAAGAAAGATGCG GTTACTGATGAGTGTAATAAAGCAGAGAGGTGGTTACAAGAGAAATCCCAACAACAAGACTCCTTGCCCAAAGATGTTGATCCAATGATTTGGTCATGTGAGATCAAGAGAAAAATGGAGGCTCTTGAAGC GACATGCAAATATATGATAAGATCCAATGCTTCTCGGGATGATATGAATGTAACAGATCAAGGAGACAAATCAGATGGCATGCAGTAA
- the LOC108489135 gene encoding heat shock 70 kDa protein 16 isoform X2 has product MSVVGLDIGNENCIIAVAKQRSIDVLLNEESKRETPAAVSFGEKQRFIGSAGAASATMNPRSTILQVKRLIGRKFNEPGLEKELKLFPFETFESPDGGILIRLQFMGEVHEFTPIQILGMLLSHLKQIAEKNLEMPVSECVIGIPSYFTDLQRRAYLDAAAIAGLKPLRLLHDCTATALGYGIYKTDISNSSPVYTVFVDIGHCDTQICIALFETGQMKIISHAFDCSLGGRDFDEVLFNHFASQFKERYNIDVFTNIKASVRLRASCEKLKKVLSANAEAPLNIECLMDEKDVRGLIKREEFEKLSSDLLERITVPCRKVLADSGLTLDKINSVELVGSGSRIPAITRILASIFNREPSRTINASECVARGCALQCAMLSPIFRVREYEVQDSLPLSIGFLSDKGPVCTLSNGVLFPKGHPFPSVKILTLHRTNMFNMEAFYVNSNELPSKLSPQINTFTIGPIQCHTNMAKVKVRVQLNLHGIVKLDSAVAGVARRGKAVKRLEIPISESVCDGMKRDEIAKAEEKERWLMQQDLKMEQTKDKKNALESYVYEMRDKILNAYRSFANESDREEISRKLQQTEDWLYEDGMDETENVYVEKLEDLKKLVDPIENRYKDEEARVQAAKDLLKCIEDYWKAAASLSSIKKDAVTDECNKAERWLQEKSQQQDSLPKDVDPMIWSCEIKRKMEALEATCKYMIRSNASRDDMNVTDQGDKSDGMQ; this is encoded by the exons ATGAGTGTGGTAGGATTAGATATCGGGAACGAGAACTGCATTATTGCAGTTGCTAAGCAACGTAGTATTGATGTGTTGTTGAATGAAGAATCGAAGCGTGAGACACCTGCTGCTGTTTCGTTTGGTGAGAAACAAAGGTTCATTGGCTCAGCTGGAGCTGCTTCTGCAACAATGAATCCTAGGTCCACTATTTTGCAGGTTAAGAGATTGATTGGTAGGAAGTTTAATGAACCTGGTTTGGAGAAAGAACTTAAGTTGTTCCCTTTTGAAACATTTGAAAGCCCTGATGGCGGAATTTTGATCCGGTTACAGTTTATGGGAGAGGTTCATGAATTTACACCTATACAGATTTTGGGGATGTTGCTTTCACATTTAAAGCAGATAGCTGAGAAGAATTTGGAAATGCCTGTTTCGGAATGTGTAATTGGAATTCCATCCTACTTCACTGATTTACAGAGGCGTGCTTATTTGGATGCAGCGGCGATTGCTGGGTTGAAACCGTTGAGATTGTTGCACGATTGTACTGCCACTGCCCTTGGATACGGAATTTACAAGACTGATATCTCTAACTCTAGTCCAGTTTATACTGTCTTTGTGGATATTGGTCACTGTGACACACAGATCTGTATTGCATTATTTGAGACTGGACAAATGAAAATCATTTCTCATGCTTTTGATTGTAGCTTGGGAGGAAGAGATTTTGATGAAGTTCTGTTCAATCACTTTGCATCCCAATTTAAGGAGCGGTATAACATTGATGTTTTTACAAATATAAAGGCATCTGTTAGGTTGAGGGCATCATGTGAGAAGCTGAAGAAGGTCTTGAGTGCTAATGCGGAAGCACCACTTAATATAGAGTGCTTGATGGATGAGAAAGATGTTAGGGGTTTAATCAAGAGGGAGGAGTTTGAGAAGTTGTCTTCTGATTTGTTGGAAAGGATTACTGTTCCTTGTCGCAAGGTTTTGGCTGATTCTGGTTTGACTCTGGATAAAATCAATTCAGTTGAGCTTGTTGGATCAGGGTCTCGAATTCCGGCTATTACACGGATTTTAGCTTCTATATTTAACCGGGAGCCCAGCCGGACAATAAATGCTAGTGAGTGTGTGGCTCGTGGTTGTGCTCTTCAGTGTGCAATGCTTAGTCCAATATTCCGTGTCAGAGAGTATGAG GTCCAAGATTCTCTTCCTTTATCTATTGGATTCTTATCTGACAAAGGTCCAGTTTGCACTCTTTCGAATGGTGTGCTTTTCCCAAAAGGGCACCCATTTCCAAGTGTTAAGATTCTTACTTTGCATAGAACTAATATGTTCAATATGGAAGCattctatgtcaattcaaatgagTTACCTTCCAAATTATCTCCTCAAATTAATACTTTCACG ATTGGGCCTATCCAATGCCACACAAATATGGCTAAAGTGAAGGTCAGAGTTCAGCTAAATCTTCATGGAATTGTGAAATTGGATTCAGCTGTg GCTGGTGTAGCAAGAAGAGGAAAAGCTGTAAAAAGGTTGGAAATCCCTATTAGTGAGAGTGTCTGTGATGGAATGAAAAGGGACGAGATTGCTAAAGCTGAAGAGAAAGAACGTTGGTTGATGCAACAGGACTTGAAGATGGAGCAAACCAAAGATAAGAAAAATGCCCTTGAGTCTTACGTTTATGAGATGCGTGATAAG ATTTTAAATGCATATCGAAGCTTTGCAAATGAGTCAGATAGGGAAGAGATATCTAGAAAACTTCAGCAGACAGAAGATTGGCTTTATGAGGACGGGATGGATGAAACTGAAAATGTTTATGTAGAGAAGCTTGAGGATTTAAAAAAG CTTGTTGACCCTATCGAAAATCGTTATAAAGATGAAGAAGCTCGGGTACAAGCAGCAAAGGATCTGCTAAAGTGTATTGAAGATTATTGGAAGGCTGCAGCATCACTTTCATCCATTAAGAAAGATGCG GTTACTGATGAGTGTAATAAAGCAGAGAGGTGGTTACAAGAGAAATCCCAACAACAAGACTCCTTGCCCAAAGATGTTGATCCAATGATTTGGTCATGTGAGATCAAGAGAAAAATGGAGGCTCTTGAAGC GACATGCAAATATATGATAAGATCCAATGCTTCTCGGGATGATATGAATGTAACAGATCAAGGAGACAAATCAGATGGCATGCAGTAA